Proteins from one Trueperaceae bacterium genomic window:
- a CDS encoding EAL domain-containing protein has translation ATRAVEGSHLPASTFPIVEAICAMAHKLDKHVVAEGIETAYQRDFLKRLGVDYAQGYFFARPMSSADAERVLRRVTEDDERERRLRERERLPAGGPELPAPLLVADELPTSPAPVQPLRTGYAGLDDLLLHDTDPKTPPN, from the coding sequence TCGCCACGCGGGCCGTCGAGGGCAGCCACCTGCCCGCCAGCACGTTCCCGATCGTCGAGGCGATCTGCGCGATGGCGCACAAGCTGGACAAGCACGTCGTCGCCGAGGGGATCGAGACGGCCTACCAGCGCGACTTCCTCAAGCGGCTCGGCGTCGACTACGCGCAGGGCTACTTCTTCGCCAGGCCCATGTCGTCGGCCGACGCCGAGCGGGTGCTACGACGCGTCACCGAGGACGACGAGAGGGAGAGGCGCCTGCGCGAGCGCGAGCGCCTCCCCGCGGGCGGGCCCGAGCTGCCCGCCCCGCTGCTCGTGGCCGACGAGCTGCCTACCTCCCCCGCGCCGGTCCAGCCGCTGCGCACCGGCTACGCCGGCCTCGACGACCTCCTGCTCCACGACACGGACCCCAAGACGCCCCCGAACTGA